The DNA sequence CAGTTGATGTACGGGATGCGGCCGACACGCATCAGGCGGCCTTGTCGCCCGTGGTCGGCGTCTCGTCGAACTCGCGCACGACCTTGTAGAAGCTGTCCCGCTCCTTCGGGATCTTGCCCGCCCCGCGGATCAGCTTCAGCAGCGCCTCGAGCGTCATGCCCTGCGGCGTCTGCGCGCCCACCGCGTGATAGATCTTCTCGCGCACCACCGTGCCCTCGAGGTCGTTCACGCCGTAGTGCAGCGCGATCTGGCTCAGGAACGGCGACACCATGATCCAGTGGCTCTTGATGTGCTCGACGTTGTCGAGGAAGAGCCGGCCGATGGCGAGGTTCTTGAGGTCGTCGGTGCCGCTGGTCGCGATACCCGTGCGGCCAAGCTTCTTGCCGAGTTCGTTGTCGTCCGGGTGGTAGGCGAGCGGGATGTAGGCCAGGAAGCCGCCCGTCTCGTCCTGCAGGTCGCGCAGCATCTGCAGGTGCTCCATGCGGTCCGCATACGTCTCGACGTGCCCGTACAGCATGGTCGTGTTGGTGCGGATGCCGAGCTTGTGCGCGGTGCGATGCACGCCCACGTAGTCGCCGGCGCCGAGCTTCTTGCGGGCGATCTCTTCGCGGACGGCAGCCGAGAAGGTCTCGGCGCCGCCGCCGGGCATCGTATCGAGGCCGGCCTCGCGCAGGGCGGTGAGCACTTCCTCCCAGGACTTCTTCTCGATGCGCGCGATGTGCGCGATCTCGACGGCCGTGAGCGCCTTGATGTGCACGTGGGGCAGCTCGGCCTTGATGGCCCGGAACATGTTCGTGTAGTACTCGAGCCCGGCCTGCATGTCCAAGCCGCCCACGATGTGGAACTCGCGGGTCATCGAGTCCTTGGCCTGCCGCGCTTCGGCCATGATCTGGTCGAGCGTATAGCGGTACGCGCCATCTTCCTTCGGCAGGCGCGCATAGCCGCAGAACACACAAGTGGTGCGCAGCGTGCAGATGTTCGTCGGATTGATGTGCTGGTTCGACGCGAAGGTGACCACGTCGCCATGCTTGGCGCGGTTCACCGCGTCGGCGAGCGCGCCGATGCCCGTGAGGTCGCGCGATTCGAACATCGCGACGCCGTCGGCCTGCGTGAGCCGCTCGCCCTTCCCTACCTTCTCCGCAATCCGGCGCACCACCGGATCGGTGATGCGCTCGATCGGAATCGTCAGCGCACCAGGCATGGGTCGCTTACTCCGTGTATCGCTTGAGAGCGATTGAGACGTTGTGGCCGCCGAAGCCCGACGAGTTGCTCAGCGCGGCGTGTACCTCGCGCGCCACCGGCGTGTTCGGCGTGATGTCCAGGTCGCACTCGGGATCGGGCGTCTGGTAGTTGATGGTCGGTGGGATGATGCCGTGCACCATCGCCATCGTCGTGAAGATGGCCTCCACCGAACCGGCCGCGCCCAGCATGTGGCCCGTCGAGGACTTCGTGGACGACACGTTCAGGGCCGTCGCGTGCGCGCCGAAGACCTTCTTGATGGCGCGGATCTCGTTCGGGTCGTTGAGCGGCGTCGACGTGCCGTGGGCGTTGATGTACTGCACGTCCTCGGGATGCAGGCCGCCATCCTCGAGGGCGCGCGTCATCGCCCGCTGCAGGCCCTCGTGGTCGTCCGGCTGGCCGGTGAGGTGGTAGGCGTCGCCCGTCGCGCCGTAGCCGACGATCTCGGCGAGGATGCGCGCGCCGCGCTTTTGCGCATGCGAGAGCTCCTCGAGCACGACGATGCCCGCGCCCTCGCCGAGCACGAAGCCGTCGCGGGTCGCATCGAAGGGGCGCGACGCCGTCGCCGGCGAGTCGTTGCGGGTGGAGTGCGCCTGCATGTTGCCGAAGCCGCCGATCGACATCGGCGTGACCGCCGCCTCGGACCCGCCGGCGATCATCACGTCAGCGTCGCCGTAGGCGATCATGCGGAACGCGTCGCCGATGGCGTGTGCGCTGGTGGCGCAGGCCGACTGCACGGCGTAGTTGGGCCCCTTGGCCTGGAAGCGCATGGACACCACGCCCGCCGCGATGTCGCCGATGAACATCGGGACGAAGAACGGCGAGATGCGGTTCGGACCGTGCGTCAGGTACACCTTGAGCTGGTCCTCGAAGGTGGCGATGCCGCCGATGCCGGAGCCGATCACGACACCCGTGCGGTAGGGATCGAAGCCACCGGAGGCGAGACCTGCATCCGTCATGGCCTGCACGGACGCCGCCATCGCATACTGCGTGTAGAGGTCGGACCGCTTCACTTCCTTGCGGTCCATGTACAGCGCCGGGTCGAAGCCCTTGGTCTCACAGGCGAACTTCACCTTGAAGTCCGTCGTGTCGAACCGCGTGATCGGCGCACCGCCGGACTTGCCGGCCAGCAGGCTCTCCCACGTGGTCTTCAGGTCGTTGCCCACGGAGGTGACGACACCCGCCCCCGTGATGACGACCCGGCGCTTGCCGCCCGCCATGCTTAGCCGAGCTTCCCGTTCAGGTACGTGATCGCGTCACCGACGGTGCGGAGCTTCTCGGCGTCCTCGTCGGGGATGTCGATGTTGAACTCCTTCTCGAACTCCATGACGAGCTCGACGATGTCGAGCGAGTCGGCACCGAGATCTTCGATGAAGCTCGCGCCGTCGGTGAGCTTCTCGCGCTCGACGCCGAGCTCCTTCTCGATGATGTCCTTGACCTTCGCGGAATGGTCGGCCATTGGGGGTCTAGCTCCAGAGGGGTGGGCTGTGTGAACTATCGGGAAATATAGCGGGACGTTCCCGCGCTTACATCACCATCCCGCCATCCACGGTCAGGACCTGCCCCGTGATGTAGGCGGCGTGGTCGGACGCCAGGAAGGCCACCGCGCCCGCGATGTCCTCCGGCGAGCCGAAACGATCGAGCGGAATCTGCGCGGACAGCTTGGCGATCGCGTCCGGCGTCATCGCGTCGGTCATGTCGGTCTTGATGAAGCCCGGCGCCACGACGTTGCAGAGCACGTTGCGGCTCGCGAGCTCCTTGGCGACGCTCTTGCTGAGGCCGATCAAGCCGGCCTTGCTCGCCGCGTAGTTGGCCTGCCCGGCGTTGCCGATCAATCCCACCACACTGGCGATGTTGATGATGCGGCCCCAGCGCTTCTTCATCATCCCGCGCTGCGCCGCGCGGATCGCGATGAAGGCCGAGCGCAGGTTGGTCTCGAGCACCGCGTTCCAGTCCTCGTCCTTCATCCGCAGCATCAGGTTGTCCTTCGTGATGCCGGCGTTGTTGACGAGGATGTCGCAGCCCCCGAGCGCCTTCTCCACCGCCTCGACCAACGCCGTCACCTGCGCCGGATCGCCGATGTCGCAGGCGAAGCCCTTGGCGCCGCCGCCGATCTCCGCGGCAACGGCATCCGCCTTGGCCTGGTCCCGCCCCACGATGGCGACCGTCGCGCCGCACTCGGCGAGCCGGCCGGCAATCGCACGGCCGATGCCGCGCGTGGAACCCGTGACGAGGGCGACCTTGCCCGTGAGATCGATGCGCATGTGACGAGGGGCTGGAGACGTGAGACGCGCGCTACAGCTTGAGCAGCGCTTCGACTTCGGCCACGGTACCGCAGGTCATCGTCGTGCAGCCCGGCGCGAGGCGCTTCACGAGGCCGCTGAGCACGGCGCCGGGTCCCATCTCGACGAACGCGGTGCCCGGGAACCGCGCGGCGAGATTCCGCACCACTTCCACCCAGCGCACCGGGCTGGTCAGCTGCTGGTGCAACAGCGACTTCGCCGTCGCCGCATCGCCCACCGCCTCGGCGGTGACGTTGCTCCAGATGGGCCACGAGGGATCGCGCCAGCGCGCGGCGTCGAGCGCCTGCTGGAGCCCCGCGGCGGCCGGCTGCATCAGCGGGGAGTGGAAGGCGCCGCTCACCGGAAGGCGCAGCGCGCGCTTCGCGCCCGCGGCCTTGGCGAGCTCCATCGCCTGCTCCACCGCGGCGACCTCACCGGAAATCACGATCTGTTCGGTGGCGTTGTAGTTCGCCGGCACCACGACGCCCCGCGCCGAGGCCTCGCTGCAGATCTCTTCGATGGTCCGCGACATCTCGCCAAGGATGGCGGCCATCGCGCCCGGGACCTGGACTCCCGTTTCGTACATCAGCTCGCCCCGGCGTCGCACCAGCTTGAGTGCGTCCTCGAGCGACAGCGCGCCTGCGGTGTGATACGCCGAGAACTCGCCAAGCGAGTGGCCGGCGGCTCCCTGCACCTTCGCCGCGACGTGGTCCTTGACCACGGCCCACACCGCCGCACCGTGCGCGAGCAGCGCCGGCTGGGCGTTGTGCGTGAGCGTGAGCTCCTCTGCCGGCCCCTCGAAGCACAGCGTGCTCAGCGGAGCGCCCAAGGCGGCATCGGCGCGGGCGAACACGTCCCGCGCCGCCGGGAAGGCCTCCGCGAGGTCCTTCGCCATGCCCGGCTTCTGCGAACCCTGCCCCGGGAAGAGGAGGATCATCAGAACCGCACCACCATCGAGCCCCAGGTGAAGCCGGCGCCGAAGGCCACGAACATCACGGTCGTGCCCTCCTTCACGATGCCGGCCTTCTGCGCCTCGCTGAGCGCGATCGGAATCGATGCCGCCGAGGTGTTGCCGTACTTCTCGACGTTCACGAACACCTTCTCCATCGGGATGCCGGCGTGCTTGGCCGTGGCCTCGATGATGCGGATGTTCGCCTGGTGCGGAATCAGCACGTCGATGTCGGCGGCCGAGAGCTTCGCGCCATCGAGCGCGCGGTCCGCCGCGTCGGCCATCGACCGCACGGCGTTCTTGAACACCTCGCGCCCGGCCATCTGGATGTAATGCGAGCCCTCGAGGATGATCTCCGGCGTCACGGGTGCGTTGCCCGCGCCCTTGGGGCGATGCAGCAGGTCGGCCAGCGTGCCGTCCGAGCGCATGTAGGCCGAGAGGATGCCCCGCTGCTTCGTGGCCTTCTTCACGACCGTCGCGCCGGCGCCGTCGCCGAACAGCACGCAGGTGTTGCGGTCCTTCCAGTTCACGATGCGGCTCAGGACTTCGCCGCCGATCACGAGGATCGTCTCGTAGCTGCCGGTCGCGATCAGCCCCTCGGCGATCTGCGAGCCGTAGAGCCAGCCGGAGCAGGCGGCGTCGATGTCGAAGGCCACGGCGCGGGTCGCGCCGAGGGCGGCCTGCACTTCCACGGCGGTGCTGGGCAGCAGCCGGTCCGGCGAGGCGGTGCCGAGGATGATCGCGTCGAGTTCGGCGGCGGTGACCCCCGCGGCGGCCATCGCGTCCCGGGCGGCCTGGGTGCACAGTGATGTGAGGTTCTCACCCTCGCCCGCGATGTAGCGCTGCCCGATGCCCGTGCGCTCGCGGATCCACTCGTCCGACGTGTCGATGCCGATCGACGCGAAGTCGTGGTTCGTGAAGACGCGCTTCGGCACCGCGTGTGCCGTGGCGGTGAGCATCGCGAACGGCCGCTTCATGCGTGCACCTTCTCGCCGATGTGGCGGCTCATGCCGCTCTCGACGGCGCGCAGGCCGGCCTTGATGCCGTTCTTGATGGCCTCAGGGCTGGACTTGCCGTGGCAGATGATGCTCACGCCCTTCACGCCGAGCAGCGGGGCGCCGCCGTACTTGGCGTAATCGAGGCCGCTCAGCGCCTGGCCGAGGGTCTCCTTCGAGACCCCCGCCTTCAGCATCAGGCCGCCGAAGAGCTTGGGGACGGCCTCGTAGAACTTGAGCAGCACGTTGCCGGTGAAGCCGTCGCAGACCACGACGTCGATGGGGCCGCGATCGCAGGCGCCCATCGCCACGTCACGTCCCTCGACGTTGCCGATGAAGTTCAGGCCGCTCTTGAGCAGCAGCTGATGCGCCTCCTTCACCGCGGCATTGCCCTTCTCGGCTTCCTCACCGACCGACAGCAGGCCGATGGCCGGATTCGGCCGGCCGAGGATGTCCTTGGCGTAGACGTGGCCGAGCTGCGCGAAGTTCACGAGCTCCTGGGCGGAGCAGTCCACGTTGGCGCCGGAGTCGAGCACGACCACCGGCTGCGTCGCCGTGGGGAACACGGTGCCGATGGCCGGCCGCTGCAGCCCCTCGTGCAGGCGCAGCACGAACACCGACGCGGCCATCTGCGCGCCGGTGTTGCCGGCGGACACGAACGCATCGGACTTGCCCTCGGCCTGCAGCTTGAGGCCGACGCCCATCGAGGAGTTCGGCTTGCCGCGGATGGCCACGGAGGGCTTGTCCGTCATGAGGATGACGTCCGGCGCGTCGATGATCTCGAAATGCGCGGCGGCCGCCTGGGCCTCAGGCCCGGCGGCAGCAAGCTGCTTCGCGAGTTCCTCACGGATGACCGCCTGCTGCCCAACGAGCTGCAGCGTGTGGTCAGGGCCCAGTTCGGTTGCGGCCAGCAGGGCCGCCGCAATCGGGGCATGGGGCGCGTGATCGCCCCCCATCGCGTCCAGCGCGATGCGAGCCATAGTTAGGCGTCGCGCGCCGCAACCCGCTGTTCACCCGCGTAGAACCCGCACTCCTCGCACACATGGTGCGGGCGCTTCATGGCGCCGCACTTCGGGCAGGCCTGGATGTTGATCTTCGGCGCCACCTTGTGGGTGTTGCGCGCGCGCTTCTTGCGCTTGGAGGTACGGCGCTTCGGGACGGCCATCGGAGTCTCGGTCTACGGAGTGAGTGAAACGGTAGTTCGGGAATCAGCCCTGCGTGACTGCCGGTGAGCAGGCGCAGGGTCCAGCATTGAGGTCCGCCCCGCACGATGCGCAGAGTCCCTTGCAGTCGGGACGGCACAGCGGCAGGCCGGAGGCGTCGAGCAACCACTGCTCGCGGATCGCGGGCCGGAGGTCCAACGCCATCCCGCCCTCAGCGAGCGGGTAGACATCGGGTTCGTCCGCGTTCTCGTCGTCCGCGTCGGCGAAGATCAGGTGGGCTTCGTTCTGCACCACCGACTCCACCGGCGTCAGGCAGCGACGGCATTCGCCAGCCGCGGTTCCGTGGAACCCGCCGGAGAAATAGAACCGTCCCGCTCCCGCCCCGCTGAGACGGCCGGTGACCCGGACCGCACCCAACGGACGGACGTCGCCCTCCATCCACACCGGATCGTCGGCGGCGAGGTCACCTTCGACCTGCACGGCCCCCTGCGAAATGGTGCGGATGGGGAACGAAAGCATAGCCAAGTAAACTAATCGCCCGCCGACGGCTAGGTCAAGCGGGTAACTTGGCGTGGGAAAAGGACTTGAACGGACAACGGGAGCCTCGGGACTCGCTGCGCCCCTGAGGCTCCCGTCTCGCCCCGCCGGACCTTAGATGGTGTCCGCTTCGGCAAAGAAGAAGCGGCTCTCCCGCACCGCATTCTCGTCGGAGTCCGAGGCGTGGATCGCGTTCTTGCCCTTGGACTCTGCATAGAGCTTGCGCACGGTGCCCGCCGCGGCCTCCGCCGGGTCCGTGGCGCCGATGGCGTCACGCAGCGCGTGCACAGCGTTGTCCTTCACGAGGACGAACGGCATGCAGGGGGCCGAGCTCATGAAGTCGACGAGCTCGCCGAAGAACGGGCGGCCGCGGTGCACCGCGTAGAACTCCTCGGCCTGCTTCTTGGACATATGCACCACGCGGGCAGCCTTGAGCGTGAAGCCCTGGGACTCGAGGTGGGCGATGATCTTGCCGGCCTTGCCCGTGTTGAAGGCGTCCGGCTTGATGATGGAGAACGTGTAGTTGAGGGCCATTGATGGCTCAGATGTGCAAGAGGTTAGGAACTGCCACTGATTTGCCACGGAGGCACAGCGGCACGGAGGATTGCGCGACGCGACCGAGGATTACGTCGCAGCCCTCTGTGTCTCTGTGCCTCTGTGGCAAGGTTGTTCACCCTACTTCAGACGCGCCTTGATCAGCTCGACGAAGTCGATCGGACGCGCGGCGACGCCCATGCCGGCGGCCTTGAAGGCCTCGATCTTCTCGGCGGCCGTGCCGGCCGAGCCCGAGATGATCGCGCCCGCGTGACCCATGCGGCGGCCCGGCGGGGCCGTCTGGCCGGCGATGAAGCCCACCACCGGCTTCTTCATGTGCTTCTTCACGAACTCCGCCGCTTCCTGCTCGTCGGTGCCGCCGATCTCGCCCATCATCGCGATGGCCTTGGTCTTCGGATCCTTCTCGAAGGCCTCGAGGCAGTCGATGAAGTTCGTGCCGTTGATCGGGTCGCCCCCGATGCCGACGCAGGTGGTCTGGCCGATGCCGGCGCGGGTGAGCTGGTACACGACTTCATACGTCAGCGTGCCCGAGCGCGAGACCACGCCCACCGGGCCCGGCGTGCAGATGCGGCCCGGGATGATGCCGACCTTGGACTCGCCCGGCGTGATGAGGCCCGGGCAGTTGGGGCCGATGAGGCGGACGCCGCGCTCCTTCACGAAGGGATAGACCTTCGTCATGTCGAGCACCGGCACGCCTTCCGTGATGCAGACCACGAGCGAGACGCCCGAGGCGGCCGCTTCCATGATCGCGTCGGCCGCGAACGGCGGCGGCACGTAGATCACGCTGGTGTTGGCACCAGTCGCCTTCACGGCGTCAGCCACGGTGTTGAAGATCGGCACCGTGCCCTCGAACTTCTGGCCGCCCTTGCCTGGCGTCACACCGGCGACGACCTGCGTGCCGTATTCCATCATCTGCTTGGCATGGAACGAGCCGTCGCGGCCCGTGATGCCCTGGATGACGAGCTTGGTGTTCTTGTCGATGAAGACGCTCATCTTACTTGCCTCCCTTGGCCAGCTCGACCGCGCTCTTCACGGCCGTGTCCATGTCGCTGGAGGCGGAGAATCCGTTCTCCGTGAGGATCTTCATGGCGATCTCTTCGTTGGTGCCCGTGAGGCGGATGACGATCGGCACCTTCAGCGGATTCGCCTTCGTGGCCGTCACGATGCCGTTGGCCACGTCGTCGGTGCGCGTGATGCCGCCGAAGATGTTGAACAGGATGGCCTTCACGTTCGGGTCGGCCGTGATGATGCGCAGCGCATTGACGACCTTCTCGGGATTCGACGAGCCGCCGATGTCGAGGAAGTTCGCCGGCTCACCGCCGTAGTACTTCACCAGGTCCATCGTCGCCATCGCGAGGCCGGCGCCGTTCACCACGCAGCCGACGTTGCCGTCGAGCTTGATGAACGTGAGGTTCGCATTGCGCGCGTCCACCTCGGACGGCTCTTCGCTCGACTCGTCGCGCAGCGCGGCGATCTCCGGCTTGCGGTCGAGTTCGTTGTCGTCGATGACCATCTTGCCGTCGACGGCGATCAGCTCGCCCGTCGGCGTGACGACCAACGGATTGATCTCGGCCAGCGAGCAGCCGGCGGCCATGAACGCGGCGTAGAGCTGCTGCATGATCTTCGCGGCGGCGCGGGCGAGCTTCACGTCCTCGTAGAGGAAAAAGCCCATGCGCATCGCGTCATAGGTCGGCAGGCCGTAGCGCACGTCCACCGGCACGTAGAGGATCTTCTCCGGCGTCTTCGCGGCGACCTCTTCGATGTCGATGCCGCCGGCGGCGGACACCATGAACACCGGCTTCTTGGTCGCGCGGTCGACGATGATGCCGACGTACGCTTCGCTGCCGATGTCAGCGGCGATCGTGACGAGCACCTTCTCGACCGTGAGGTCCTTGATCTTCATGCCGAGGATGGCCGTCGCCTTCTCCTTCGCGTCGGCGGGCGTCTTGCAGAACTTCACGCCGCCAGCCTTGCCGCGGCCGCCGGCGTGCACCTGCGCCTTCACCATGACGGCCGTGCCGTACTTGGTGGCGATCGCCTCAGCCTCGGCGGGCGTCGTCGCGATCTCGCCGGGCGGGATCGGTACGCCATAGCCGCGGAGGATTTCCTTCGCTTGGTACTCGTGGATATTCACACGGTCTCCGTGTTGGATTCGAGTGGGGGGAAGCCCCTAAAAATAGCCGGAAGGCCGCGCCAATGGCACCGCTGCCCGCAGGAGAATCAGGGGCGCTGCAGCAGGCGGCCGAGCGCCGTCCAGGCCTCGCCGTAGGCCCGCCAATCACCGGAGTGCTGGGCGGCCTGCATGGCGTCGTAGAGCCGCGCGACGCGCTCGCGGAAGGCGTCG is a window from the Pseudogemmatithrix spongiicola genome containing:
- the fabD gene encoding ACP S-malonyltransferase → MILLFPGQGSQKPGMAKDLAEAFPAARDVFARADAALGAPLSTLCFEGPAEELTLTHNAQPALLAHGAAVWAVVKDHVAAKVQGAAGHSLGEFSAYHTAGALSLEDALKLVRRRGELMYETGVQVPGAMAAILGEMSRTIEEICSEASARGVVVPANYNATEQIVISGEVAAVEQAMELAKAAGAKRALRLPVSGAFHSPLMQPAAAGLQQALDAARWRDPSWPIWSNVTAEAVGDAATAKSLLHQQLTSPVRWVEVVRNLAARFPGTAFVEMGPGAVLSGLVKRLAPGCTTMTCGTVAEVEALLKL
- a CDS encoding acyl carrier protein, coding for MADHSAKVKDIIEKELGVEREKLTDGASFIEDLGADSLDIVELVMEFEKEFNIDIPDEDAEKLRTVGDAITYLNGKLG
- the plsX gene encoding phosphate acyltransferase PlsX, translating into MARIALDAMGGDHAPHAPIAAALLAATELGPDHTLQLVGQQAVIREELAKQLAAAGPEAQAAAAHFEIIDAPDVILMTDKPSVAIRGKPNSSMGVGLKLQAEGKSDAFVSAGNTGAQMAASVFVLRLHEGLQRPAIGTVFPTATQPVVVLDSGANVDCSAQELVNFAQLGHVYAKDILGRPNPAIGLLSVGEEAEKGNAAVKEAHQLLLKSGLNFIGNVEGRDVAMGACDRGPIDVVVCDGFTGNVLLKFYEAVPKLFGGLMLKAGVSKETLGQALSGLDYAKYGGAPLLGVKGVSIICHGKSSPEAIKNGIKAGLRAVESGMSRHIGEKVHA
- the ndk gene encoding nucleoside-diphosphate kinase, coding for MALNYTFSIIKPDAFNTGKAGKIIAHLESQGFTLKAARVVHMSKKQAEEFYAVHRGRPFFGELVDFMSSAPCMPFVLVKDNAVHALRDAIGATDPAEAAAGTVRKLYAESKGKNAIHASDSDENAVRESRFFFAEADTI
- the sucD gene encoding succinate--CoA ligase subunit alpha → MSVFIDKNTKLVIQGITGRDGSFHAKQMMEYGTQVVAGVTPGKGGQKFEGTVPIFNTVADAVKATGANTSVIYVPPPFAADAIMEAAASGVSLVVCITEGVPVLDMTKVYPFVKERGVRLIGPNCPGLITPGESKVGIIPGRICTPGPVGVVSRSGTLTYEVVYQLTRAGIGQTTCVGIGGDPINGTNFIDCLEAFEKDPKTKAIAMMGEIGGTDEQEAAEFVKKHMKKPVVGFIAGQTAPPGRRMGHAGAIISGSAGTAAEKIEAFKAAGMGVAARPIDFVELIKARLK
- the mqnE gene encoding aminofutalosine synthase MqnE, translating into MPGALTIPIERITDPVVRRIAEKVGKGERLTQADGVAMFESRDLTGIGALADAVNRAKHGDVVTFASNQHINPTNICTLRTTCVFCGYARLPKEDGAYRYTLDQIMAEARQAKDSMTREFHIVGGLDMQAGLEYYTNMFRAIKAELPHVHIKALTAVEIAHIARIEKKSWEEVLTALREAGLDTMPGGGAETFSAAVREEIARKKLGAGDYVGVHRTAHKLGIRTNTTMLYGHVETYADRMEHLQMLRDLQDETGGFLAYIPLAYHPDDNELGKKLGRTGIATSGTDDLKNLAIGRLFLDNVEHIKSHWIMVSPFLSQIALHYGVNDLEGTVVREKIYHAVGAQTPQGMTLEALLKLIRGAGKIPKERDSFYKVVREFDETPTTGDKAA
- the fabG gene encoding 3-oxoacyl-[acyl-carrier-protein] reductase, coding for MRIDLTGKVALVTGSTRGIGRAIAGRLAECGATVAIVGRDQAKADAVAAEIGGGAKGFACDIGDPAQVTALVEAVEKALGGCDILVNNAGITKDNLMLRMKDEDWNAVLETNLRSAFIAIRAAQRGMMKKRWGRIINIASVVGLIGNAGQANYAASKAGLIGLSKSVAKELASRNVLCNVVAPGFIKTDMTDAMTPDAIAKLSAQIPLDRFGSPEDIAGAVAFLASDHAAYITGQVLTVDGGMVM
- the fabF gene encoding beta-ketoacyl-ACP synthase II, whose amino-acid sequence is MAGGKRRVVITGAGVVTSVGNDLKTTWESLLAGKSGGAPITRFDTTDFKVKFACETKGFDPALYMDRKEVKRSDLYTQYAMAASVQAMTDAGLASGGFDPYRTGVVIGSGIGGIATFEDQLKVYLTHGPNRISPFFVPMFIGDIAAGVVSMRFQAKGPNYAVQSACATSAHAIGDAFRMIAYGDADVMIAGGSEAAVTPMSIGGFGNMQAHSTRNDSPATASRPFDATRDGFVLGEGAGIVVLEELSHAQKRGARILAEIVGYGATGDAYHLTGQPDDHEGLQRAMTRALEDGGLHPEDVQYINAHGTSTPLNDPNEIRAIKKVFGAHATALNVSSTKSSTGHMLGAAGSVEAIFTTMAMVHGIIPPTINYQTPDPECDLDITPNTPVAREVHAALSNSSGFGGHNVSIALKRYTE
- the sucC gene encoding ADP-forming succinate--CoA ligase subunit beta, which encodes MNIHEYQAKEILRGYGVPIPPGEIATTPAEAEAIATKYGTAVMVKAQVHAGGRGKAGGVKFCKTPADAKEKATAILGMKIKDLTVEKVLVTIAADIGSEAYVGIIVDRATKKPVFMVSAAGGIDIEEVAAKTPEKILYVPVDVRYGLPTYDAMRMGFFLYEDVKLARAAAKIMQQLYAAFMAAGCSLAEINPLVVTPTGELIAVDGKMVIDDNELDRKPEIAALRDESSEEPSEVDARNANLTFIKLDGNVGCVVNGAGLAMATMDLVKYYGGEPANFLDIGGSSNPEKVVNALRIITADPNVKAILFNIFGGITRTDDVANGIVTATKANPLKVPIVIRLTGTNEEIAMKILTENGFSASSDMDTAVKSAVELAKGGK
- the rpmF gene encoding 50S ribosomal protein L32 — protein: MAVPKRRTSKRKKRARNTHKVAPKINIQACPKCGAMKRPHHVCEECGFYAGEQRVAARDA
- a CDS encoding beta-ketoacyl-ACP synthase III; translation: MKRPFAMLTATAHAVPKRVFTNHDFASIGIDTSDEWIRERTGIGQRYIAGEGENLTSLCTQAARDAMAAAGVTAAELDAIILGTASPDRLLPSTAVEVQAALGATRAVAFDIDAACSGWLYGSQIAEGLIATGSYETILVIGGEVLSRIVNWKDRNTCVLFGDGAGATVVKKATKQRGILSAYMRSDGTLADLLHRPKGAGNAPVTPEIILEGSHYIQMAGREVFKNAVRSMADAADRALDGAKLSAADIDVLIPHQANIRIIEATAKHAGIPMEKVFVNVEKYGNTSAASIPIALSEAQKAGIVKEGTTVMFVAFGAGFTWGSMVVRF
- a CDS encoding YceD family protein — protein: MLSFPIRTISQGAVQVEGDLAADDPVWMEGDVRPLGAVRVTGRLSGAGAGRFYFSGGFHGTAAGECRRCLTPVESVVQNEAHLIFADADDENADEPDVYPLAEGGMALDLRPAIREQWLLDASGLPLCRPDCKGLCASCGADLNAGPCACSPAVTQG